One Cuculus canorus isolate bCucCan1 chromosome 2, bCucCan1.pri, whole genome shotgun sequence genomic region harbors:
- the FSBP gene encoding fibrinogen silencer-binding protein — protein MVGKARSSNFTLSEKLDLLKLVKPYVKILEEHTNKHSVIVEKNKCWDIIADNYNAIGVDRPPRTAQGLRTLYKRLKEYAKQELLQQKETHSDCKSSISEPTKKVVEMIPQISNVCLRDRSGVQSASIDKETIAGTSSPQAMLDHHPTTVMMELQSEEDVKPPPSLIIDSQQNETLEQEEEHQLVHIMERSPSTSVSSVDMRVMMSPSPVPRRDEFFRLEVGERFRPMCGYDPQMLQMLKEEHQIILENQRKIGLYVQEKRDGLKRKQQLEEELLRTKIKVEKLKAIRLRRDLPEYSNI, from the exons ATGGTTGGGAAGGCCAGATCTTCTAATTTTACCTTATCTGAAAAGCTCGATTTGCTAAAACTGGTGAAGCCTTACGTTAAAATTCTTGAGGAACATACCAATAAGCATTCTGTaatagtggaaaaaaacaaatgctgggATATCATAGCTGATAACTACAATGCCATCGGAGTAGATCGCCCTCCTCGCACTGCACAGGGCCTGCGCACGCTGTACAAGAGGCTCAAAGAATATGCCAAGCAGGAGCTATTGCAGCAAAAGGAGACTCACTCAGActgtaaaagcagcatttccgAGCCAACCAAGAAAGTTGTGGAGATGATTCCACAGATTTCCAATGTGTGTTTAAGGGACAGGAGCGGTGTTCAAAG TGCTAGTATCGATAAAGAAACAATTGCTGGTACCAGTTCACCACAGGCAATGTTGGATCACCATCCCACGACAGTCATGATGGAGTTGCAATCAGAAGAGGATGTCAAACCTCCTCCCTCTTTGATTATAGACTCACAGCAAAATGAGACCTTAGAACAAGAGGAAGAACACCAGCTGGTCCATATTATGGAACGATCTCCTTCAACATCAGTATCTTCAGTTGATATGAGAGTGATGATGTCTCCCTCTCCTGTACCAAGAAGAGATGAGTTTTTTAGGCTTGAGGTTGGAGAACGCTTTAGACCAATGTGTGGGTATGACCCGCAGATGTTACAAATGCTGAAAGAAGAGCATCAAATAATAttagaaaatcagagaaaaattgGTCTTTATGTCCAAGAAAAAAGGGAtggtttgaaaagaaagcagcaactgGAAGAAGAACTGTTGAGAACAAAAATCAAAGTAGAGAAGCTGAAGGCAATACGACTACGCCGTGATCTGCCAGAATACAGCaatatctaa